One region of Salvelinus sp. IW2-2015 linkage group LG1, ASM291031v2, whole genome shotgun sequence genomic DNA includes:
- the LOC111963732 gene encoding prolargin has protein sequence MKTGVGLYTALVLCLLMGTVFLQRPRPKKPPKPPKPTKRPSFKPAPPPKEPEPQEPTDFPPPILGPPSMFPDCPRECFCPPSFPNALYCENRNLRTVPLIPSRVHYLYLQNNYISEVTAEPFNNATELRWVNMANNRIKKVDKKVFEKVPGLLFLYMERNQLKEVPDDLPAGLEQLRLSHNQISKIPSGAFGKMEHLALLDLHHNKLSDSDMGKNTFKDLKTLVQLNLAHNILKKMPANIPNGIAQLFLDRNNIDNIPKDYFQGFSNLAFVRLNYNQLSDKGVPKAVFNVSTLLDLHLAHNQLTSVPLFNPQLEQLHLNHNSIESINGTQLCPFSLSSESLTDEALMPRLRYLRLDGNHLSPPVPLDVIMCFRHLKSIVI, from the exons ATGAAGACAGGTGTGGGACTCTACACTGCCCTGGTGCTCTGTCTCCTGATGGGGACAGTGTTTTTACAGAGACCACGGCCTAAGAAACCTCCTAAGCCTCCAAAGCCCACCAAGCGCCCCTCCTTCAAGCCTGCCCCGCCACCTAAGGAACCAGAACCCCAGGAGCCCACAGACTTCCCCCCTCCCATCCTTGGCCCCCCTTCCATGTTCCCTGACTGTCCCCGGGAGTGTTTCTGCCCCCCTTCCTTCCCCAATGCCCTCTATTGCGAGAACCGGAACCTCCGTACGGTCCCTTTGATCCCGTCCAGAGTACACTACCTGTACCTGCAGAACAACTACATCTCCGAGGTAACAGCGGAACCCTTCAACAATGCCACAGAGCTGAGATGGGTCAACATGGCCAACAACCGCATCAAAAAAGTGGACAAGAAG GTGTTTGAGAAGGTACCTGGTCTGTTGTTTCTCTACATGGAGAGGAACCAGCTAAAGGAGGTTCCTGATGACCTGCCAGCTGGGTTGGAGCAGCTCAGACTCAGCCACAACCAGATCTCCAAGATCCCCTCTGGAGCCTTTGGCAAGATGGAGCACCTCGCTCTGCTCGACCTGCACCAcaacaag TTGAGTGACAGTGACATGGGGAAGAACACGTTTAAAGACCTAAAGACCCTGGTTCAGCTGAACTTGGCCCACAACATCCTGAAGAAGATGCCAGCTAACATCCCCAATGGCATCGCACAGCTATTCCTGGACAGGAACAACATTGACAACATCCCTAA GGACTACTTCCAAGGCTTCTCCAACCTGGCGTTTGTGAGGCTCAACTACAACCAGCTGAGTGATAAGGGAGTCCCTAAGGCTGTGTTCAACGTATCCACTCTGCTAGACCTTCACCTGGCCCACAACCAGCTCACCTCCGTCCCCCTGTTCAACCCCCAGCTGGAGCAGTTGCACCTCAACCACAACAGCATCGAGA GTATTAATGGGACCCAGCTGTGTCCATTTAGTCTGTCCTCTGAGAGTCTGACTGATGAGGCTCTGATGCCCAGGCTCAG GTACCTGCGTCTGGATGGGAACCACCTGAGTCCTCCTGTCCCTCTGGATGTCATCATGTGTTTCAGACACCTCAAGTCCATCGTTATCTAG